The Collimonas sp. PA-H2 genome includes a window with the following:
- a CDS encoding alpha-2-macroglobulin has product MRQVIERKTASNSAMNFPGLFFFACSFPRASGRLILALLAAMLFSQMAHAAGINSFSPQGDITQVRQVRVNFSEAAVKFGDPKAPMPFDISCAEAGSGRWADERNWIYDFVKDIGPGTRCSFTLKPGFKLLSGAAVSGKTSFQFNTGGPAVINVMPSGERIEEEQIFILVQNGAATSESILQHVYCEAEGVHERIPVKLIAGTVRKDLLEHFAEKINPERVSTLQCQQRLPNDSAVSLTWDKGVMTPSGIASRQPQVFKFKVRPSFTASFSCERENANAACAPILPARLLFTSPVPRKLAENVTLSGANGKLKPFFDKTDTADTVTQLTFNPPFAEKSELSIELPKDFQDENGRPLSNAAAFPMKTRMADYPPLAKFPSAPFGIIELNADATLPVTLRNVEASMVARSADGKIHPGNVSNLKVTDDQSIIAWLTKLNRYHESSITINKKPVETRSIGILAKQAGVKTLVLPQSPENKDGIRPFEVIGIPLKDPGFYIVELESQKLGAALLGKAAPMFVRTSALVTNLSVHVKIGRQNGAVWVTTLDNAKPVSDADVRISDCTGTELWRGKTDKTGIVMVPEFPDDVCRNGGDGESGKISGYFVSARKTDEKGRADMAFALTSWNNGIESWRFNLPTDTDKASTVRAHTVFDRTLFRAGETVSMKHVIRTETMQGFGLLAKDKLPTRVRIIHQGSGQEYQFALAWRGQKNAETVFEIPKEAKLGSYEVMLDSGAPKNVAEAGSANGDSESADEGDDEGHGRRSYSTGSFRVEEFRLPLLQGRITPPKSLVAPKEVPLDVQLNYLNGGGASGQSVHVTSLLRSKGVSFSAYDGYSFSAARNEGDSSADDQKIVADKLPVTLDKNGGGKTVVKDLPAITAPKELLTEMTFADPNGEIQTVSSVTPVWPAAVVVGLKAGEWVSVKKKLTLTAVALNAAGQPQSGVPIEISGSSKVTNSHRKRMVGGFYAYENTSTGTDLGSLCSGKTDARGLMICTVELSEPGNIELTAKGKDDSGKLSVATSSVWVTKQGELWFDGENQDRIDILPEKKSYQPGETAKFQVRMPFRYATVLVAVEREGVVETQVLQLNGQDPTFSLPVKAGYAPNIFVSVLAVRGRMRDVPWYSFFTWGWKEPLNWWHEFKEYQAPSATVDLAKPAYKFGIAEISVGSAANQLAVTVKADQPSYAIRTTAKVNIQVNLPSGKPAAGAEIALAAVDEALLELEPNKSWDLLQAMLQRRSYGVETSTAQMQVVGKRHYGRKAIPAGGGGGKSPTRELFDTLLLWKPAIVLDANGRAQIDVPLNDALTSFKIVAVAQSGDSLFGTGAVSIRSTQDLQLISGLPPLVREGDDFSAMVTVRNTTTRVMQVNATAQAAGLATPLPAKDVSIPAGESRELVWAVTVPADAKQLVWEINAQEQGGPKVKDAIKFTQRVVPAVPVTVQQATMFQLDKPFSMAVAPPADGLPGRGGLAVSLASSLAGNSEGLRRYFVNYPFSCLEQKTSRAIGLRDDVAWQKVANDLPTYLDSDGLAYYYPPSASNAGRGSDTLTAYLLAVTQESGFAIPQQSRDKMLDGLAAFVEGKITRDFWSPKKDLDVRKLAALEALSRYDRVRPAMLDSIQLSPNLWPTSAVLDWINVLQRVSSIPDRAKRLAEADQIIRARLNYQSTRMGFSTETDDYWWWLMAGGDVNATRLVLTMLDNPAWKEDMPKLINGAIQRQSRGHWATTTANVWGSLAMQKFSQKFEAEKVAGVTKASLEQGAAVANSQSFSWPTTTAEGGKLQLPWPVTAVPAELKLSHAGSGAPWVTVQSLAAVVLKKPFSSGYRITKNIVPVEQKEKGKYSRGDIYRVDLEIDAQTDMTWVVATDPIPSGATLLGSGLGRDSAIATSSQRPSGSAWLAYEERSFESFRSYYEYVPKGKFTMTYTFRLNNPGEFSLPPTRVEAMYAPEMFGESPNPKWTVK; this is encoded by the coding sequence ATGCGACAAGTAATCGAGCGTAAAACAGCAAGCAACAGCGCCATGAATTTTCCGGGGCTGTTTTTTTTCGCCTGCAGCTTCCCGCGAGCTAGCGGCCGGCTTATCCTTGCGCTGCTTGCAGCCATGCTGTTCAGCCAGATGGCGCATGCCGCCGGCATCAATAGCTTTTCTCCGCAGGGCGACATCACCCAGGTGCGCCAGGTGCGCGTCAATTTCTCGGAAGCGGCCGTCAAATTTGGCGATCCGAAGGCGCCGATGCCCTTCGATATCAGCTGCGCCGAGGCTGGCAGCGGCCGCTGGGCCGATGAGCGCAACTGGATCTATGATTTCGTTAAGGACATAGGGCCGGGTACGCGCTGCAGCTTCACGCTCAAGCCGGGCTTCAAGTTATTGTCCGGCGCCGCGGTGTCCGGTAAAACCAGCTTTCAATTCAATACCGGCGGTCCCGCCGTGATCAATGTCATGCCGTCGGGAGAGCGCATCGAGGAAGAGCAGATTTTCATCCTGGTGCAGAACGGCGCAGCGACCAGCGAAAGCATCTTGCAGCATGTGTATTGCGAAGCGGAAGGCGTGCATGAACGGATCCCGGTAAAACTGATCGCCGGCACGGTGCGCAAGGACCTGCTCGAGCATTTTGCCGAAAAAATCAATCCCGAGCGCGTCAGCACACTGCAGTGCCAGCAGCGCCTTCCTAACGACAGCGCGGTCAGCCTGACCTGGGACAAGGGCGTGATGACGCCGTCCGGCATCGCCAGCCGCCAGCCGCAGGTGTTCAAGTTCAAGGTGCGGCCGAGCTTTACCGCCAGTTTCAGCTGCGAGCGCGAAAATGCCAATGCGGCCTGCGCGCCGATTCTGCCTGCACGCCTGCTGTTTACCTCGCCGGTGCCGCGCAAGCTGGCGGAAAATGTCACGCTGAGCGGCGCCAACGGCAAGCTCAAGCCATTCTTTGACAAAACCGACACCGCAGATACGGTGACGCAGCTGACCTTCAATCCGCCTTTCGCCGAAAAGTCGGAACTCAGCATCGAGCTGCCGAAAGACTTCCAGGATGAAAACGGCCGTCCCTTGTCGAACGCTGCCGCCTTCCCGATGAAAACCCGCATGGCGGATTATCCGCCGCTGGCGAAATTCCCCTCGGCGCCGTTCGGCATCATCGAACTCAACGCCGACGCCACCTTGCCGGTTACCCTGCGCAACGTCGAGGCCAGCATGGTTGCGCGCAGCGCCGACGGCAAGATCCATCCGGGCAATGTCAGCAACCTCAAAGTCACGGACGACCAAAGCATCATCGCCTGGCTGACCAAGCTTAACCGCTATCACGAGAGCAGCATCACCATCAACAAGAAGCCGGTGGAAACGCGCAGCATCGGCATCCTGGCCAAGCAGGCCGGTGTCAAGACCCTGGTGCTGCCGCAGTCGCCGGAAAACAAGGACGGCATACGGCCGTTTGAAGTGATCGGCATTCCGCTCAAGGATCCCGGCTTCTATATCGTGGAACTGGAATCGCAAAAGCTGGGCGCGGCACTGCTGGGCAAGGCCGCGCCGATGTTCGTGCGCACCAGCGCGCTGGTGACCAATCTGTCGGTGCACGTCAAGATCGGCCGCCAGAACGGCGCGGTGTGGGTCACCACGCTGGATAATGCCAAGCCGGTGAGCGATGCCGATGTACGGATTTCCGACTGCACCGGCACCGAACTGTGGCGCGGCAAGACCGACAAGACCGGGATCGTGATGGTGCCGGAATTCCCGGACGACGTGTGCCGCAACGGCGGCGACGGCGAATCGGGGAAAATCTCCGGATACTTTGTCAGCGCCCGCAAGACCGATGAAAAAGGCCGCGCCGACATGGCGTTTGCCTTGACTTCCTGGAACAACGGCATCGAATCCTGGCGCTTCAACCTGCCGACCGATACCGACAAGGCTTCCACCGTGCGGGCCCACACCGTGTTCGACCGCACCTTGTTCCGCGCCGGCGAAACGGTGTCGATGAAGCATGTGATTCGCACCGAGACCATGCAGGGTTTCGGCCTGCTGGCGAAAGACAAGCTGCCGACCCGGGTGCGCATCATTCATCAGGGCAGCGGCCAGGAGTACCAGTTTGCCTTGGCCTGGCGCGGCCAGAAAAATGCCGAAACCGTGTTTGAGATCCCGAAAGAAGCCAAGCTCGGCAGCTATGAAGTGATGCTCGACAGCGGCGCGCCGAAGAACGTCGCCGAGGCCGGTAGCGCGAATGGCGACAGCGAGAGTGCCGACGAGGGCGATGACGAGGGCCACGGCCGCCGCAGTTACAGCACAGGCAGCTTCCGGGTCGAGGAATTCCGCCTGCCGTTGCTGCAAGGGCGGATCACGCCACCGAAAAGCCTGGTGGCGCCGAAGGAAGTGCCGCTGGACGTGCAGTTGAACTACCTGAACGGCGGCGGCGCTTCCGGCCAGTCGGTGCACGTCACCAGCCTGTTGCGCAGCAAGGGCGTGAGCTTTTCCGCCTACGACGGCTATTCCTTTTCCGCCGCGCGCAACGAGGGAGACAGCAGCGCCGACGACCAGAAGATCGTCGCCGACAAATTGCCGGTGACGCTGGACAAGAACGGCGGCGGCAAGACTGTGGTGAAGGATTTGCCGGCGATCACGGCGCCCAAGGAATTGCTGACGGAAATGACTTTCGCCGATCCGAATGGTGAAATCCAGACCGTGTCGAGCGTTACCCCGGTCTGGCCGGCAGCGGTAGTGGTCGGCCTCAAGGCGGGGGAGTGGGTCTCGGTCAAGAAGAAGCTGACCTTGACCGCGGTCGCCCTGAATGCCGCGGGCCAGCCGCAAAGCGGCGTGCCGATTGAGATCAGTGGTTCGTCCAAGGTCACCAACTCGCATCGCAAGCGTATGGTCGGCGGTTTCTACGCCTATGAAAACACCAGCACCGGCACCGACCTGGGTTCGCTGTGCTCGGGTAAAACCGACGCCCGCGGCTTGATGATCTGTACCGTCGAACTGTCGGAGCCGGGCAATATCGAACTGACGGCCAAGGGCAAGGACGACAGCGGCAAGTTGTCGGTCGCCACCAGCTCGGTATGGGTGACCAAGCAGGGCGAGCTGTGGTTCGATGGCGAAAACCAGGACCGTATCGATATCCTGCCGGAGAAGAAGAGTTACCAGCCGGGCGAAACCGCCAAGTTCCAGGTGCGCATGCCGTTCCGCTATGCCACCGTGCTGGTGGCGGTGGAACGCGAAGGCGTGGTCGAAACCCAGGTGCTGCAGCTGAACGGCCAGGATCCGACCTTCAGCCTGCCGGTCAAGGCCGGCTATGCACCAAACATCTTCGTCTCGGTGTTGGCGGTGCGCGGCCGCATGCGCGACGTCCCCTGGTATTCCTTCTTTACCTGGGGCTGGAAAGAACCCTTGAACTGGTGGCATGAGTTCAAGGAATACCAGGCCCCAAGCGCCACCGTCGACCTGGCCAAGCCGGCCTACAAGTTCGGCATCGCCGAAATCTCAGTGGGCAGCGCCGCCAACCAGCTGGCGGTGACGGTCAAGGCCGACCAGCCTAGCTACGCCATCCGCACCACCGCCAAGGTGAACATCCAGGTCAACCTGCCGAGCGGCAAACCGGCCGCCGGCGCGGAAATCGCCTTGGCGGCGGTGGATGAAGCCTTGCTCGAACTGGAGCCGAACAAGAGCTGGGACCTGCTGCAGGCCATGCTGCAGCGGCGCAGCTACGGAGTGGAAACCTCGACTGCGCAGATGCAGGTGGTGGGCAAGCGCCACTACGGCCGCAAGGCGATACCGGCTGGCGGTGGCGGCGGCAAGTCGCCGACCCGCGAACTGTTTGATACTCTGCTGCTGTGGAAACCGGCCATCGTGCTGGACGCCAATGGCCGCGCCCAGATCGACGTGCCCCTCAACGACGCCCTGACCAGCTTCAAGATCGTCGCCGTGGCGCAGAGCGGCGACAGCCTGTTCGGTACCGGCGCCGTCAGCATCCGCTCGACCCAGGACCTGCAGCTGATCTCCGGCTTGCCGCCGCTGGTGCGCGAGGGCGATGATTTCAGCGCGATGGTGACGGTGCGTAACACCACCACCCGCGTCATGCAAGTCAACGCGACTGCCCAGGCCGCCGGCCTAGCTACGCCATTGCCCGCCAAGGATGTGAGCATTCCGGCTGGCGAATCGCGCGAACTGGTGTGGGCGGTGACCGTGCCGGCCGACGCCAAGCAGCTGGTGTGGGAAATCAATGCCCAGGAGCAGGGCGGACCCAAGGTCAAGGACGCCATCAAGTTCACCCAGCGCGTGGTGCCGGCAGTGCCGGTGACGGTGCAGCAGGCCACCATGTTCCAGCTCGACAAGCCGTTCAGCATGGCGGTGGCGCCGCCGGCCGACGGCTTGCCGGGCCGCGGTGGCCTGGCGGTATCGCTGGCGTCTTCGCTGGCCGGCAATAGCGAAGGCTTGCGGCGTTATTTCGTCAACTATCCTTTCTCCTGCCTGGAGCAAAAAACTTCGCGCGCCATCGGTTTGCGTGACGACGTCGCCTGGCAAAAGGTGGCCAACGACCTGCCGACCTATCTCGACAGCGACGGCCTGGCTTACTACTATCCGCCTAGCGCAAGCAATGCCGGGCGTGGCAGCGACACCCTGACCGCCTATCTGCTGGCAGTCACGCAAGAGTCCGGCTTTGCGATTCCGCAGCAAAGCCGCGACAAGATGCTGGATGGCCTGGCCGCTTTTGTCGAAGGCAAGATCACGCGCGATTTCTGGTCGCCCAAGAAGGATCTGGACGTGCGCAAGCTGGCTGCGCTGGAAGCGTTGTCGCGCTATGACCGGGTGCGGCCGGCCATGCTGGATTCGATCCAGCTGTCGCCCAACCTGTGGCCGACATCGGCGGTGCTGGACTGGATCAACGTCCTGCAGCGGGTCTCCAGCATTCCCGACCGCGCCAAGCGCCTGGCCGAAGCCGACCAGATCATCCGCGCCCGCCTGAACTACCAAAGCACGCGCATGGGATTCTCCACCGAGACCGATGACTATTGGTGGTGGCTGATGGCCGGCGGCGATGTCAACGCCACCCGGCTGGTGCTGACCATGCTCGACAATCCGGCCTGGAAGGAAGACATGCCGAAGCTGATCAACGGCGCCATCCAGCGGCAGTCGCGCGGCCATTGGGCGACCACTACGGCCAACGTCTGGGGCAGCCTGGCCATGCAAAAATTCAGCCAGAAGTTCGAGGCGGAAAAAGTTGCTGGCGTGACCAAGGCTTCTCTGGAGCAGGGCGCTGCGGTGGCGAACAGCCAAAGCTTCAGCTGGCCGACCACGACGGCGGAAGGCGGCAAGCTGCAACTGCCATGGCCTGTCACCGCGGTACCGGCGGAGCTCAAGCTGAGCCACGCCGGCAGCGGCGCGCCATGGGTTACCGTGCAAAGCCTGGCGGCAGTAGTCCTGAAGAAGCCGTTCTCCAGCGGTTACCGGATCACCAAGAACATCGTGCCGGTCGAGCAAAAGGAAAAGGGCAAATACAGCCGCGGCGATATCTATCGGGTCGACCTGGAGATCGATGCCCAGACAGACATGACCTGGGTGGTGGCGACCGATCCGATTCCGTCCGGCGCCACCTTGCTGGGCTCCGGCCTGGGCCGCGATTCGGCGATCGCCACCAGCAGCCAGCGGCCCAGCGGCAGCGCCTGGCTGGCGTATGAAGAGCGCAGCTTCGAGTCTTTCCGCAGCTACTATGAATACGTGCCTAAGGGTAAATTCACCATGACCTATACCTTCCGCCTCAACAATCCGGGTGAGTTCAGCTTGCCGCCGACCCGGGTGGAAGCGATGTATGCGCCGGAAATGTTTGGCGAAAGCCCTAATCCGAAATGGACGGTGAAGTGA
- a CDS encoding cyclic-phosphate processing receiver domain-containing protein codes for MRIFLDDERTTPEGWIRAYWPDEVIALQNAGGVTELGLDHGLGDDTRGTGYDVIAWIEEAVAIRNFHLPKISVHSANASAREKILAGVRSIGTFAKRFL; via the coding sequence ATGCGTATATTTTTAGATGATGAACGTACGACGCCAGAAGGATGGATTCGGGCGTATTGGCCTGATGAGGTTATTGCTTTGCAAAATGCAGGAGGAGTGACCGAACTCGGTCTTGACCATGGTCTTGGAGATGATACACGCGGTACCGGTTACGACGTCATAGCCTGGATAGAAGAAGCAGTGGCGATTCGAAATTTCCATCTCCCAAAAATTTCGGTCCATTCTGCAAATGCGTCGGCACGCGAAAAAATACTTGCCGGAGTTCGATCGATTGGAACATTCGCAAAACGCTTCTTATAG
- a CDS encoding antibiotic biosynthesis monooxygenase, protein MYSATFIFETKQFDDDFHRLDGLIAKAAKESTGYLGEEAWEDPKAGRIVNVYYWESELGLQQLIAHPSHIEAKRRYSEWLGGYQVIISKVIRTYGDNTMNHITEGT, encoded by the coding sequence ATGTACTCCGCAACATTCATTTTTGAGACAAAGCAGTTTGATGATGATTTTCACCGGCTGGATGGGCTGATTGCGAAGGCTGCCAAGGAGAGCACCGGTTACCTCGGCGAGGAAGCCTGGGAAGACCCGAAAGCGGGACGAATCGTCAATGTGTACTACTGGGAATCGGAGCTCGGCCTGCAGCAATTAATCGCACATCCCAGTCACATTGAAGCAAAGCGGCGGTATTCTGAATGGCTTGGTGGCTATCAGGTCATCATTTCCAAAGTTATTCGAACATATGGCGACAACACGATGAACCATATTACTGAGGGCACATAA
- the pbpC gene encoding penicillin-binding protein 1C: MLLLALSAAPAHALQKFADVQREFRSSEASLYDRKGQLLQQIRLNPHERRLSWVALEDVSPALRNALVASEDRRFYQHSGVDWNAVAAAAWGNLWNSRTRGASTITMQLAGLLDDDLRRRNSPRSFSQKLSQVMVAQLLERNWRKDQILEAYLNLVSFRGELVGIHALSRVLFGKHPGGLSRREAAIAVALIRGPNATPARVTERACRILQEQQAGQECKDLESFTLLALARTGSNSEVVVTTTAPQLAPHLARKLLRTPGQSLRSTLDGGVQRIATDALQRQLAALTDRNIQDGAILAIDNASGDVLAWVGSSSTFSNAAEVDGVVALRQAGSTLKPFLYEMAIEKKWMTAASLLNDAAINLPTASGLYIPQNYDKQFKGLVSVRTALGSSLNIPAVRTLVTVTPTAFFQRLQNLGFQLRESGDYYGYSLALGSADVSLLALTNAYRALSNQGRYSGIRTSLSDPPVKMSKAMDPGAAFIIGDILSDRSARSRTFGLENALSTRVWTAVKTGTSKDMRDNWAVGYSDRYTVGVWVGNASGLPMWDVSGVTGAAPIWQEVMQYLHTRDQQRQTIPQKPDGVVAQEVSYQDKQEAPRQEYFLAGTEQALIRTAKSDDIGIAIRYPTAGMLVALDPDIPPERQRIRFEAGGVSNAIWRLDGKQLAMPEAAFKGGKKKNSRRAHTQNPQLAFDWMPWPGRHVLELLDDKQAVLDQVRFEVRGAVEREAAPKSGRRVKR; this comes from the coding sequence ATGCTGTTGCTGGCCTTGAGCGCCGCGCCGGCGCATGCGCTGCAAAAATTCGCCGACGTCCAGCGGGAATTCCGTTCCTCCGAAGCCAGCCTGTACGACCGCAAGGGCCAGCTGCTGCAGCAGATCCGTCTGAATCCGCATGAGCGGCGCTTATCCTGGGTGGCGCTGGAAGATGTCTCGCCAGCCTTGCGCAACGCCCTGGTGGCGTCGGAAGACCGACGCTTCTACCAGCATAGCGGGGTCGACTGGAATGCGGTAGCGGCCGCCGCCTGGGGCAATCTGTGGAACAGCCGCACCCGCGGCGCCTCGACCATCACCATGCAGCTGGCCGGTTTGCTGGACGACGATCTGCGGCGCCGCAATTCGCCGCGCTCCTTCAGCCAGAAGCTGTCGCAGGTAATGGTCGCGCAGCTGTTGGAGCGCAACTGGCGCAAGGACCAGATCCTGGAAGCCTATCTGAATCTGGTCAGCTTTCGCGGCGAACTGGTCGGCATCCATGCCTTGTCGCGTGTCTTGTTCGGCAAGCATCCGGGCGGCCTGAGCCGGCGCGAAGCGGCGATCGCCGTAGCCCTGATCCGCGGCCCCAACGCCACCCCGGCCCGAGTCACCGAACGCGCCTGCCGCATCCTGCAGGAACAGCAGGCCGGCCAGGAGTGCAAGGACCTGGAAAGCTTCACCTTGCTGGCGCTGGCGCGTACCGGCTCCAATTCCGAAGTGGTGGTCACCACCACCGCGCCGCAGCTGGCGCCGCATTTGGCGCGCAAGCTGCTGCGCACGCCGGGACAATCGCTGCGCTCGACCTTGGATGGCGGCGTGCAACGCATCGCCACCGACGCCCTGCAGCGGCAGCTGGCGGCGCTGACCGACCGCAACATCCAGGACGGCGCCATCCTCGCCATCGACAACGCCAGCGGCGACGTGCTGGCCTGGGTCGGCTCCAGCAGTACCTTTTCCAATGCCGCCGAGGTCGACGGCGTGGTGGCCTTGCGCCAAGCCGGCTCGACCCTGAAGCCCTTCCTGTACGAGATGGCGATCGAAAAGAAATGGATGACGGCCGCCTCGCTGCTCAACGACGCCGCCATCAACCTGCCGACCGCCAGCGGCTTGTATATCCCGCAAAACTACGACAAACAGTTCAAAGGCCTGGTCAGCGTGCGCACCGCGCTCGGTTCATCGCTGAATATTCCAGCGGTGCGTACCCTGGTCACAGTGACGCCGACCGCCTTTTTCCAACGCCTGCAAAACCTTGGCTTCCAGCTGCGCGAATCCGGCGACTACTACGGCTACAGCCTGGCGCTGGGCAGCGCCGATGTCAGCCTGCTGGCGCTGACCAATGCCTACCGCGCGCTGTCGAACCAGGGCCGCTACAGCGGCATACGAACCTCGCTGAGCGACCCGCCGGTAAAAATGAGCAAGGCGATGGACCCCGGCGCCGCCTTCATCATCGGCGACATCCTGTCCGACCGCAGCGCCCGCAGCCGCACCTTCGGCCTTGAGAATGCGTTGTCGACGCGGGTCTGGACCGCAGTCAAGACCGGCACCTCGAAAGACATGCGCGACAACTGGGCGGTCGGCTATTCAGACCGCTATACCGTCGGCGTCTGGGTCGGTAACGCCTCCGGCCTGCCGATGTGGGACGTCTCCGGCGTCACCGGCGCCGCCCCGATCTGGCAGGAAGTCATGCAATACCTGCACACACGCGACCAGCAGCGCCAGACCATTCCACAAAAGCCGGATGGTGTGGTGGCGCAGGAGGTCAGCTACCAAGACAAGCAAGAAGCGCCGCGCCAGGAATATTTCCTGGCCGGGACCGAGCAGGCGCTGATCAGGACCGCGAAATCCGACGACATCGGCATTGCGATACGCTATCCGACGGCAGGCATGCTGGTGGCGCTGGACCCCGATATCCCGCCGGAGCGGCAGCGCATACGGTTTGAAGCGGGCGGTGTGTCCAATGCCATATGGCGGCTAGACGGCAAACAGCTGGCCATGCCGGAAGCGGCGTTTAAAGGCGGCAAGAAAAAGAATAGCCGGCGGGCGCATACGCAAAACCCGCAGCTCGCATTCGACTGGATGCCATGGCCGGGGCGGCATGTGCTGGAATTGTTGGACGATAAGCAGGCAGTGCTGGATCAGGTCCGGTTTGAGGTGCGCGGCGCTGTTGAAAGAGAAGCAGCTCCGAAATCTGGGCGTCGCGTGAAAAGATAA
- a CDS encoding J domain-containing protein — MHSEWNQWIWSALDIPPSDDERTVKRAYAKRLKVVRPDDDPEKFQALRQAYERALTLIQHSFSRKDEEPELPAVAQDAAAAGEPAAPAKVEVEAAALSRPAADKRAVALHQDQASLLEAVQPAFDAAAAADSLWQALMLQMTPGKLRYTSAILANFVKTEDFENFDVRDAFEFHAMQYCASQNADQTARAAMVEHFGWVDNAQHLFQHNPELARTALARYQADQGYKWLENSAIVGSKAALALIQTVVPKRSMRLYERKFVAEMKELAQRIRWHSSELLAYRLNAEVFAWWERQVHTPRLSVHSGVVALLCGALVFGLLRALCASLIPENLQDAVAVASFAVIEAGALWLAYLAVKRGIPQRIMQWLYAKHLTKRVQVGWMPLFVLCSTASMFDLRSELAHGLIDVGLFVCLLLSSFAAWRFLNIVGFIIVVLLASVLGGIGGLGLSIFPGFGFWECSLIALPIATMLVRGGEYYYGLSNFSGSSLWKIRLAWLGIAGLVFYLGTLATPEHYIVPAVAAWIWCLLSFPIANVYLGSGATGMRVYAFGLVTIVASAVLEKTIPSIHLTSTLLLVMALFIGCNLQVCRDSGRKFS; from the coding sequence ATGCACTCTGAATGGAACCAGTGGATCTGGAGCGCCCTCGATATCCCGCCTTCCGACGATGAACGCACCGTCAAGCGCGCCTATGCCAAGCGCCTGAAGGTGGTGCGTCCGGACGACGATCCGGAAAAATTCCAGGCCTTGAGGCAGGCGTATGAGCGCGCCTTGACACTGATCCAGCATTCGTTTTCCCGCAAGGATGAAGAACCGGAATTGCCGGCCGTCGCGCAAGATGCGGCTGCGGCAGGAGAGCCGGCAGCGCCAGCGAAAGTGGAAGTGGAAGCCGCGGCGCTTTCCCGGCCCGCTGCGGACAAGCGCGCCGTCGCCTTGCATCAAGACCAGGCAAGCTTGCTGGAGGCCGTGCAGCCGGCGTTTGATGCGGCAGCAGCGGCGGATTCTCTGTGGCAGGCCTTGATGCTGCAGATGACGCCCGGGAAGTTGCGCTATACCTCCGCGATCCTGGCAAACTTCGTGAAGACCGAGGATTTCGAGAATTTCGACGTCCGCGATGCCTTTGAATTCCACGCGATGCAATACTGCGCCAGCCAGAATGCCGACCAGACGGCGCGTGCCGCCATGGTCGAACACTTCGGCTGGGTCGACAATGCGCAGCATCTGTTCCAGCACAATCCAGAGCTGGCGCGGACGGCGCTGGCCCGCTACCAGGCGGATCAGGGATACAAATGGCTGGAAAATTCCGCCATCGTCGGCTCGAAGGCCGCCCTGGCATTGATACAGACCGTGGTTCCCAAGCGTTCTATGCGATTGTACGAGCGCAAATTCGTGGCTGAAATGAAGGAGCTGGCGCAAAGAATCCGCTGGCACTCCTCTGAACTGCTGGCGTATCGCCTCAATGCAGAAGTCTTCGCATGGTGGGAGCGGCAAGTACATACGCCGCGACTGAGCGTGCATTCGGGCGTCGTTGCCTTGCTGTGCGGCGCGCTGGTGTTCGGTTTGCTCAGGGCCTTGTGCGCCAGCTTGATCCCGGAAAACCTGCAGGATGCGGTCGCGGTGGCAAGTTTTGCCGTGATCGAAGCAGGCGCGCTCTGGCTGGCTTACCTGGCGGTCAAGCGCGGCATCCCGCAACGCATAATGCAGTGGCTGTACGCCAAACATCTGACGAAACGGGTGCAGGTCGGCTGGATGCCTCTGTTCGTGCTGTGCTCGACCGCCTCCATGTTCGATCTCCGCAGCGAGTTGGCGCATGGCCTGATCGATGTGGGCTTGTTCGTATGCCTGCTGCTTTCCTCGTTTGCGGCGTGGCGCTTTCTCAATATCGTCGGCTTCATTATTGTTGTCCTGCTGGCCAGTGTCTTAGGAGGAATCGGCGGACTAGGGCTCTCCATTTTTCCAGGATTCGGATTTTGGGAGTGCAGCCTGATCGCGCTGCCTATCGCGACCATGCTGGTGCGGGGCGGCGAGTACTACTATGGCTTGTCGAATTTTTCCGGCAGTTCTCTCTGGAAGATTCGCTTAGCCTGGCTTGGAATCGCCGGGCTGGTGTTTTATCTGGGGACTCTGGCCACGCCGGAGCACTATATTGTGCCTGCCGTGGCGGCATGGATCTGGTGTTTACTGAGCTTTCCGATTGCCAACGTTTATCTCGGCAGCGGCGCTACCGGCATGAGAGTGTATGCCTTTGGCCTAGTGACCATTGTAGCCAGCGCAGTACTCGAAAAAACGATTCCTTCCATCCATTTGACTTCGACCTTGCTGCTCGTCATGGCCTTGTTCATCGGCTGCAATCTCCAGGTTTGCAGAGATAGCGGCCGCAAATTCTCTTGA